A single Vidua chalybeata isolate OUT-0048 chromosome 20, bVidCha1 merged haplotype, whole genome shotgun sequence DNA region contains:
- the LOC128798219 gene encoding lysophosphatidic acid receptor 1-like gives MMMMWQQELCVRRGSLPWDRGGSSGGEWDEQSRPKGAFPTMNGFPNCSANYTKVWSHYLVLALGIPQLTINIISIIFNCTVIFTRLATRDLHKPISILFCNLAVSDLFTSFSGFWISMLFITNPDITIFGSQDMLAPYSLYTTSILSTIYNLVSIGIERYLAVAASMRTRFRVARNHSIAVVFINWVLAFFLGCLPLMGWNCLQAESNVSVLYSPFCVNYLVFIAMPNVAVAFLVPLFTYLRIILILRKRKLRMQACGQATGTYKSAETQVARTSISIWLLALVSYAPFLAGVAFDAANRRCHGELYPGVYIFRNCTAMLITLTCLGNPVLYTLKLRALGARLKALRGLSASRACAIGHV, from the coding sequence atgatgatgatgtggcagcaggagctgtgtgtcaGGAGAGGATCTCTGCCCTGGGACCGAGGTGGGAGCTCCGGGGGAGAATGGGATGAGCAGAGCCGGCCGAAAGGAGCATTTCCCACCATGAATGGGTTCCCAAACTGCTCTGCCAACTACACCAAGGTCTGGAGTCATTACTtggtgctggcactgggcatCCCCCAGCTGACCATCAACATCATCTCCATCATCTTCAACTGCACCGTCATCTTCACCCGCCTGGCCACCAGGGACCTGCACAAACCCATCTCCATCCTCTTCTGCAACCTGGCTGTCTCTGACCTCTTCACCAGCTTCTCTGGATTCTGGATTTCCATGCTGTTCATCACCAACCCCGACATCACCATCTTTGGCTCCCAGGACATGCTGGCTCCCTACTCCCTGTACACCACGTCCATCCTGTCCACCATCTACAACCTGGTGAGCATCGGCATCGAGCGCTACCTGGCCGTGGCCGCCAGCATGAGGACGAGGTTCAGGGTGGCCAGGAACCACTCCATCGCCGTGGTCTTCATCAACTGGGTCCTGGCTTTCTTCCTGGGCTGCCTGCCCCTGATGGGCTGGAACTGCCTGCAGGCGGAGAGCAACGTCTCGGTGCTCTACAGCCCCTTCTGCGTCAACTACCTCGTCTTCATCGCCATGCCCAACGTGGCCGTGGCCTTCCTCGTGCCCCTCTTCACCTACCTGCGCATCATCCTCAtcctgaggaagaggaagctGAGGATGCAGGCGTGCGGCCAGGCCACGGGCACCTACAAGTCGGCGGAGACGCAGGTGGCCAGGACCAGCATCTCCatctggctgctggccctggtgTCCTACGCGCCCTTCCTGGCCGGCGTCGCCTTCGACGCGGCCAACCGGCGCTGCCACGGCGAGCTGTACCCCGGGGTGTACATCTTCAGGAACTGCACGGCCATGCTGATCACCCTCACCTGCCTGGGTAACCCCGTGCTGTACACGCTGAAGCTGAGGGCGCTGGGGGCCAGGCTGAAGGCGCTGCGGGGCCTCTCGGCCTCCCGGGCCTGCGCCATCGGCCACGTCTGA
- the ZNHIT3 gene encoding zinc finger HIT domain-containing protein 3 yields the protein MRAPGPCAECGAGGAARYRCPRCGSAYCSVPCCRTHRERCAPDARREREAAGQGPLPGPAAGAPEDIPSEEEEQDRVPPQRLQLLGESEELRELLRNPHLRQLLLALERARDKSSVLRQLMQEPLFVEFADCCLGIVEPPEEKENVLPE from the exons ATGCGGGCCCCGGGGCCGTGCGCGGAgtgcggggcggggggcgcggccCGGTACCGCTGTCCGCGCTGCGGCAGCGCTTA CTGCTCCGTGCCGTGCTGCCGGACCCACCGCG AGCGCTGCGCGCCCGATGCCCGGCGGGAGCGGGAGGCGGCCGGGCAGGGCCCTCTCCCGGGCCCCGCAGCCGGCGCCCCGGAGGACATCCCgagcgaggaggaggagcaggaccGCGTCCCGCCGCAGCgactgcagctcctgg GAGAGTCGGAAGagctgcgggagctgctgcGGAACCCGCACCTGCGGCAGCTGCTGCTCGCCCTGGAGCGGGCCCGGGACAAAAGCTCCGTGCTGAGGCAGCTGATGCAGGAGCCGCTGTTCGTGGAGTTCGCCGACTGCTGCCTGGGCATTGTGGAGCCTCCCGAGGAGAAGGAGAACGTGCTCCCCGAGTGA